ACTCTCCCTTTCAACTCGGTCCTGAACAGCACCTCCCGCTTGGACGGTGGAGGCAAGGGCGAGGTTGTGTCGGCTGTAACGTTCGTCCTGCAGACAATGGAACTGTCCACGCTGGCCATTGCGCTCCAGTCTCCGGAGAGGACAACACAGGACGTGACCACagagtctctgggtgaggggggatgTGTGGCTCTCAGCGCCACCTACTGGCTGCCGTGAGATACGAGGTTACACACTGTGCCCCAAATCCACTGGAAGTTAGAGCCTTTATACCATTGTGATGTGAGCCTGTGTTCAGTACTGACACAGAACAGCACGGCCCCTGCACCAGGAAAGATAACCCAGCCCCGCCAGTGCCCCCAGAAGCAATGTCTGAGAAGAGTTTAAATGTAATATTTGGAATTCCATCTCTAGGGGCTGCCACACTGAGCCAggcgcctccccccacccccactactcCCCCTTCGGGGGATGCAGCATCCCCAGGGAGACAGAgccagaatggggggaggggatatgGGGGGTGGTCATTGCAACTTGGAGGGGGGCTCCAAATTTCCCCCTCCCGCAGTGCGGAAGAGCCCTGAAGCCCTCTGGCTCCAAGCGGAGTGGGAGGGGGgtggatctggcccagaatggACAGATTCCCAGGGAAGTGGTTTCACAGCGAGGGGCTCTGTcattcctcacccccaccccccgcagctatCCAGACGCGGCTCGTCACAGGGAACTGCAGCCAGCACAGCGAGGTCTTCACGCTGAGAGCTCACGAGGAGACGATGGACGTGCACTGTGATACAATCACCGGGGCAGCCACACAAGGTACCATTCTGGGGATGGAGACACCCAGGGCCCAAACCATGGCACAGAGTGGTTCCCGGGCACCGAACCCCAGTCTgggttccccccttcctccctccctccccatggatCCCCAGGCCGGGCCCTGGCCTCTGTCTCTAGCCCTGGAGTGCTCCTTGCTGGCTGAGCATGTGGTTCTCAGGCTGTGGCCATGGAGCTGACACCTTCGTTCCTGCCTGTCCCACAGCTTGAGCCCCCAGCAGTGGGAgttgggggcacagaggggaggcGGCTCATGAGAGGGTCTCTGGTATGAAGTGGGCCCAGAGACTGGAAAGGGCAGAGACGCCCTAGTCTAGCTAGACCCCCAAATGGAGATGTGGGGGACCAGGTAACGTGGACCTTTAGCTGTCAGATTCAGGGCCCCAAATCCTCCAGCACCAGGGGACGCTCATCCCTGGCCAGCCCCTCTCCTGGTCTCGCTGAGAAAAACTGAATCTTCATCTCTGCATCCTGCAGCTGGACGTTACCAGCCAGACGTGTTCCTGGGGGCTCCGAGGGAGGAGGTATCATGGTCCAGTGGCTAAACCTTAAGAGTTGTGGCTCcattcccagatctgccacagactcactgtgaCCCCTGGGCACCCGGCCGGCTCGTTCTTTGCCATAGTGTCCCAATCTCCCTAACGAGGGATCATGTCCTCTCCCAACAGGTGTGGGGGCTGCTGCTTTTATTTCCTACTCCACCCTGGACTCCATCATCAGTGCGAGACGTCTCAGCGAGGGAAATCTACTGGTTGGTGGGAAGCTGGAGAAGAGTCACATCAACTCCAGGGTGGTGAGTGGGGCCGTCGGAGACGGGAGCCCCGTTCATCTCTCCAGCCCCGCAAACTTCACCCTGCGACATAAACAGGTGCGTGGAGGGAGATCCCCTTTTGTTTGCTCTGTATCTGGACTATCAGAGTTGCATATAGAAGGCACCATCTCCTGCCAGGCATTTGGACTGTGCTGCCTTTCTGGCTCCTGATGGTCCTGAGAAGAGGAGGCCTCCTCATTCCTGACGCCTTGGGGCTGTGTTACTAGAGGAGGTTACCGGGGGGGTCGCACCACGACACAGGGCTCTGCAAAGTGCTCTAGGGAAACAGCTCCGCCTAGCTCACCCCTGAGCCGGAATAACTGGAAAGCCGCTTTCTGTAGATAGTGGGGTTCAGGGAATCAGCATGAAACATAAgatcggccatactgggtcagaccaaaggtcaatcacgcccagaatcctgtcctctgacagtggccaatggcagctgcaccaaagggaatgaacagacaggttatcatcaagtgatccatgccctgtcacccaatcccagcttcttgcaaaaagaggctagggacaccattcctgcccatcctggctaatagccattgatgggcctatctaCCTTCCTTTTGAACCCTGATATAGTCTTGACCTTtgcaacaccctctggcaaggagttccagaggttaacAGTGTGTTGCATGaacaaatactttcttgtgtttgttttaaaccttctacctattaatttcatttggtggctccttgttcttgtattatgagaaggagtaaataacacttccttgtttacttttactataccactcatgattttatagacctctatcatatccctccttagttgcctcttttccaagctgaaaagtcccagtcttattaatctctcctcatacggaagccattctatatccttaatcatttttgttgcccttttctgaaccttttccaattacaatatatctatttcgagatggggtgaccatatcTGCATTCAGTGTTcaggatgtgggtgtaccatggatttatacagaggcaatatgatattttctatcaatccctttcttgatgattcccaacattctgtttgcttttttgactgccactgcacattgagtggatgatttcggAGAACTATTCAcattgactccaagatctctttcttgagtggtaacagctaatttagaccccatcattttgtatgtatagttaggattatgttttccaatgtgcattactttgcatttatcaacattgaatttcatctgccattttgttgcccagtcgctcagttttgtgagatctttttgtagctcttcgcagtctgcctgggacttaactatcttgagcagttttgtatcatctgcaaattttgccacctcactgtttacccctttttccagatcatttttatgaatatgttaaataggactgggcccagtacagatccctcagggacaccactatttacctctctccattctgaaaactgaccgtttatacctaccctttgttgtCTATCATTTaaacagttaccaatccatgagaggaccttcccttttctcccatgactgcttattttgcttaagagcttttggtgagggaccttatcaaaggctttctgaaaatctacatACACTATATCCgctggatctcctttgtctgtatgcttgttgacccccctcaaagaattctagtagattggtgaagcatgatttccctttacaaaaaccatgttgactatttcccaacaaattatgttcatctacgtgtctgacaattttgttctttgtgatagtttcaaccaattttcccaGCACTGAAGTGAAGCTTACTGGCccgtagttgccagggtcacctctggagccatttttaaaaattggcatcacattagctaacctccagtcatttggtacagaaactgatttaattgataggttacagatgacagttaatagtcctgcaatttcacattcaaggtcctttagaactcttgggtgaagaccatcaggtcctggagacttattactgtttagtttatcgatttgttccaaaacctcctctaatgacacctcaatttggcaCAGCTCCGCAGATctttcacccaaaaagaatggctcaggtttgggaatctccctcacatcctcaacagtgaaaaCTGattcaaagaattcatttagtttctccgcaatggccttatcatctttgagcgctcctttagcatctcgatcgtcccgTAGCTCCACTGGCTATTTAGCAggatttctgcttctgatgtatttaaaacattttttgctcttacttttggagtcttgggcctgctgttcttcaaattcttttttggtctttctaattatatttttactctTCATTtgacagagtttatgctcttttctatttaaaggatgcctttttgcctctcactgcttattttactttgttgtttaaccacggtggctcttttttggttctcttactatgttttttaaattgggacaTACATTTCAGTTGAGcatctattatggtgtctttaaaacgTTTCCACAAAACTTGCAGGGTTtttacttttggtactgtaccttttaatttctgtttcactaacctcttcatttttgtgtagttccccctttctgaaattaaatgctacggTGTTCGGCCGCTGTGGAGTTTTCCCCAATACAGGGATGCtaaattttattatattatggtcactattaccaagtttTCCAGtgatattcacctcttggacctgatcctgtgttccacttaggactaaattaaGAATTGCCTCTcgtcttgtgggttccaggaccagctgctccaagaagcagtcatttgaggtgtcaagaaactttatctcagcatcccttcctgaggtgatatgtatccagtcaatatggggatatgGTAATGAAACACGTTGTTACGGTAATGAAGTGGTTAGGGCGCATATGGGTATGTGTGCACACAGCACTGCCCTCTGCGGGATGCAGTCAGAACTGCTCAGCCATGTGCCACATTCCTTATAGTGCTAACTGCTAGGAAGGATTTATTTCCCTTTTGCTCCGATAGCAGGGCCTGGACTTTTGCAGCAGCAGGATCTGTGTTCTCTCTTCGCTGTCACCGGGATGGCCCCAGTGGGCACTGGGGGCTGCGTGGGGAGAGCCGTGGAGCTGTAGGTGGCCTCGAGTTTGCTATAGACATGTGATAACAGAAATGACGTTCTGTGGTCCCGTGAGGATGAGGATGATTCTGTTGTGTTTCCAGGCCaaaaaagaggaggaagaggctCTCTGCGTCTACTGGAAAGTGGTGGCCGAGAGCGGCAGCTGGTCTCCAGACGGCTGCACTGCCGTGCACACGAACAGCACTCACACCACCTGCAGCTGTGACCATCTCTCCAGCTTCGCCGTCCTAACGGCTCCCACCGCAGTGACGGTATCTCACCGTGAGACTCGGGTCACAGGGCAGGACCCTGAGCTCCGCACCCAGCCATGGGCAAAGCTCTCCCTGGAGCGACTGGAGGCtttgctggggaaaaggctgagtcGGAgccaagggggctgggctggggtcacTGGTGATTCTCCCTTTGCTGTGTTACAGGAGAGCTACCCACTGACCATCATCACCTACGTGGGACTGaccctctccctgctgtgcctcTTCCTGGCCATCCTCACCTTCCTCCTGTGCCGCTCCATCCGCAACGTCAGcacctccctccacctgcagctctgcctctgcctcttcctggccgACCTGCTCTTCCTCACCACGGTGACCCGCCCCGGCAGTCAGGTacggcctgattctcccctgctctgttcctccactcgcagcagggctggggtgtggggcttTGAACCCCTTTGTGCTCCCTGGATTCTGGGCTGTGCAGGACATGGGGGGattcccggggggtggggggatgtttCCACCCCGTTAGGCCCCTTCACACTGGGCACAGTGCTCTGAGTGTCCCCAACCCCTGGAGTTCAGCCAGTTCTATCCCTATGTCACAGTCTCCCTGTGCCTCGATTCCTCTcctacgtgacttgcccaaggtcacccagtgactctgtggcagggctgggcacaGAACCTGGAtcccctgagccctgctcccctgctctaaccactaataTCTGCTCCCTTCCTGCATCAGCAATGTGCACCTGCAGGACCCTGCATAGACTGAGGAACCTGCCGTCCCTGGGTCACAGAGCGCTATAACTGGAGAACTGTGCTAGCAAGAATCCCAGTGTGACCCCGCCCCTGGCTGGTCTCCCCCATACTCAGCATTTCCCTTCCCCACCGCAGTGCCCCTGGGCGCTCTGTCTCCCCCAGGTGGTGTGTGCTGTCATTGCTGGCCTCCTACACTACCTCTTCCTGGCCTGCTTCAGCTGGATGTTCCTGGAGGGGCTGCATCTCTTCCTCACCATCAGGAACCTGCAGGTCGTGAATTACACCAGCGCCGGCCGGTTCAAGAAGAGATTCATGTACCTGTTCGGCtatggattcccagccctggTGGTGGCTATTTCTGCAGCGGTGTATCCTGATGGCTACAGAACGTCCAAACAGTACGTGCAGCGCCCATCCCGAAGGGGAGCTGGGATGTGGCATCCATGTGCTTGTGCGGCTCACCCCAGGTCTGACTTGAACCCAGATTTCCCGGCTCACCCTGCCTGGGAGCTGAATGTCCCCCTGGGACCATTCCCATCCCCAGGGACACGAAGCTGCCCCAAGCGCTGCAGTTGAGTTGCCCCCTGTCAGACATCTACACTCCTCACCCCACTGATGATGCGGAAGAACAAGCCAGAAAGATCCCAGCTTGactcccagctcccaggctgggttTGTGGGGCTGGTGGGTAGGAAACAAATGCACCTTCTTCCTGTGTGCAAACCCCTGAGCATCCCCTCTCTAAAGTGAGCGACGCCACTAAAACAGGGCGTGGCGTGTTCTAGACACCCCAGGcgacatcctcagctggtgtaaatcagggcagcTCCACTTCCTTCAGTGCAGCTAGGCCAATGTCCCTCCGCTGCATGTCTGGCCCTCCATCAATACTGCGCCCATCCACCAGAAAGGGTCATTTGAGGAGGTGGAAGAGGAAGTGGTGGCTGAAAGCAGGAGATGCTGAGGTACATGGGAAGGGCTGTTTGCCTGGTGCCCGCAAGAGAATCGGccatgtcacaggcaggctgagaTCCATCTTGCTTTTGAGACCCAGCTGCCCTGtgacaccccttctctgcccccaggACTGAAAACGGGCAGTAATCCCATGAAAGTCACCTTCTTCTTCCCCCGTCCCTGTAGCTGCTGGCTCAGCCTGGACAGAGGATTTCATTGGAGCTTCCTGGGACCAGTCTGTGCCATAATCCTGGTGGGTACCTCACAGAACCACAGGGCCCCATTCTCCTCGCACCTCTGcgaccccattgatttcagtgaagcagGGAGGGGAACGTGGCCcataaaacacaaggaaagacCCAGTTAGGTCCCACCTGGCTCATCTGCTGTGGTCAGTCACGGCATGAGTCCCTGTGCTGTGTCCCCAGGCCTGCAGCCGTTACTCGGGCCCAGCTCCCAGGGAcgtcagcaggagttttgccaaGTGAAGACAGAAGAGTTTGGTCTAGTCGAGTTAATGACCCAAGGAATGAGGAAGGGAGAGGGCTGCACTCTGCAGTGGTTTTTGTAGCGGGGGAAACAAATGTCCCTACATATTCCCCTGGGGAAgttggggagggagggcgggggggattTGTTACAGCCTGGAAGTGGCAGACAGTATTCTAGAGGCAGGATCTGGAATctctgagccagattctgctctcagttataccagtgtaaacccaaaataacTCCTGACTCCACTGGAGAGGCTCCATATTGAACTCTGAGCAGCATCTGGCCTCTGTGATCCCATTGATCCAGatcagccctggctgtgctgtcAGCTCCATGCATGGGGAGGGACCAAGAGCTGCCAGGGGATATTACAATAGAGGGGATGATTCCCACTGGAAATGAGCAGTCCCTGGTTCTGGAGTGTTCGGCTCGGTCCCCTGGGATTGTTCTCTGCCTCAGCAGGAGTCACTAGCCCCGGATGGGATGTTTTACAGGAAATATTTCCCACTCTTCCCATAGATAAATATAACGTTCTTTGCCCTGACCCTGTGGATCCTGAGAAACAAACTCTCCTCCCTCAATGCAGATGTGTCCACTGTCAAAGACCACAGGTGAGAAGGCAACAAAACAATCCTGGAGGGTCAGATGCCTTGGTTTGGAAGGTCCTTGGCACGAGAAGGGGGTGAGGGATTGCAGGAGGGGAACAGCATATCTAGGATCCATAGGAATGAATTCCCAGTTTGTTTGCATTGAGAGTAACCCTGTCCCACATAGGAAAGCCAGGGCAGGTAGCTCCACCCCACTCTGCTCAGATCCTCCTGACCCAATTGCTCTCCATAGGGTTATTGTAACGGGATCTCTCCACTGCCTTTATCCAGGTTACTGACCTTTAAAGCCATCGCCCAGCTCTTCATTCTGGGCTGCACATGGAGCCTTGGTCTCCTCCAAGTTGGCCCAGCAGCCACGGTCATGGCGTATTTATTCACCATCGTCAACAGCCTGCAGGGAGCCTTCATGTTCCTGGTGCACTGTCTCCTCAATCGCCAGGTAACGCCCACGGCCCGTCAGCGCCCACCCAGCACCTTCACCGGCCTCGCGGTGGCCATGTCTGATCTTCTCAGCGCTAGTTACATAGTGCAGTGACCATGTCCCTCACTCTCCAGGTGAGACAGGAATACAGGAGATGGCTCAAGGGATTCCGAACATTCACCATGAAATCTCAGACATACGATCTGTCCATGTCTGCTGTCCCCACCACCAGCACCAAGACGGTAAGAGgtcctctgctctgctccaatACCAGCCTGTGACACAGTCATCTCTAGCTGGGTCTCATCACTGCTGGAAAGGTGCAAAGCAGTTCCCTGTGCTGAGTTCCTAGACAGAGTAGGGTGCCAGCTGGGAAAGTGATTACAAGTGTCAGTGAGAGTCGGTCACTATCGAGGGGTATCCTAGATGTCTGAGGCACCAGAACAGAATGTCTTGTCCTGGCACCTCCGCGTTCCCTTCCCTTGGCTCTCCTGAGAGCTCCAGGGGTCACTCACTGTGGACTAGGCCGGCATCGGCTCTTGCAGTGTCATGATTTGAATATATCATATTGTTCCCTAGGATTGTCAGTGCAGACGGATTATCCCCGATGAGCACTCAGCACCGTGAAGAATTGCCCTTGGCTCCATTAtccctgtgggtcaggatccAGGGGCTCTGTGCGTCACCTCCCAGATTCAACACACTGGTTTGCACATTACACTCTTAGTGGCTTTGGAACCTATTGTCATTTTTGTGCTTTTCTTGCCAGGACTAACCTTTCTCTCAGGTGGAGGCGGCAGCAACCCAGTccgggttcaatacctagggggttccaatacaaaacagaaccagctggagctctcacccagtaatctgggaaaacttcACACCACCCCAGGTGCCTCCGAGAGGCAATACGTCCCCTCTCAGAAGCACTGAGTCTCTGTATAACAAAGagaacttttaataaaaaggagAAAGGAATCTGGCATTAATCTGAGAAACCTCCCAGCACTATTTGAAAGCTTGTGACCATGAGTAAGGCtaagatatttttagtaaaaatctcCGACAAGTCGcgggaaataaacaaaaattcacgatTGCCTGTGACCCGTCCTGACTTTCAGTAAAAAGATACTGACAAAACAGGGAGGCGGGTTCAGCTCAGAGCCACTGCTGCTGGCGCTCCGAGGTCCCCCACCACCATGGCAGTGAGTGGGAGCTTCGAGGGGCTCCATGCCACCTGTGAGAAGTGGAAGCTCTATGGTCCCCCACTTCCCATGGGGGATGGGATGCTGTGGGGTACCCTCACCCCCCATGGCAGCTGAGAGCTCCCCGGAGTCCCCCCTCTTCCTGGCATGGCTGGGCAACTGCAGAGGGTCCTCCGTCAACCACCGTGGGGCAGTCGGGGATGCTTGGTGATGGAGACAGCCTTCTCCCTGCCGCCGCTGCACCCTACGTGGCCCCTTTCCAAGGTGTCAAGAAGATCAGCACCGCGGCTGAGCCCGTGGGAGAAGACAGGCCCCGGCAGTGGAGCCTTGCCAGGTAGGGCCCAGCGCAGGCATCtgggagctccctgccccccttgtcAATTCTGGGGTGGGGATTATTGGGGGGAAGAGCTAATTGGAGGGGAAAGGCCTCCTGTCTGTGACATAATCATAGCCTTAGCCATGAACAAAATCCTACCCCAGAATAtactgggcagtgtcctttgcctcagtttctccccttGCTGTGTGAAAGTCCAACAAATTCTCCTTTAACCTGCCTTTGCCttttccctcccctgcaccccactcacagttgctgcccTTGGTCGGCAAAGGCCCAGAGTTCATAGCGTTCATGTGAATTAAACTCCTGCTGGAGGGATGGGAGGTGGGGAGATGCCGTCGAGAAATGCCtcggctgctgctgccaccaccacgtAGACAACTGAGGTCTGGTCTgaactacagacctatatcggtgtaactgtcactcaggggggtgaaaaatccacacacacccgccccctgtgtgacatagttataccaacctgaCCCCCTGTGTAGACACCGCTGTGACATTCTATACTGTACGTGCCCGGGAGGGCTGGACAGAGTGCTGAGTAGGGAGAGCTCAAGGAAAGCTTTGTGGGGCTGCAAGAGGGCAGGTGACAGGACGATGGGGGCAGTCTATGGAGACATACATGCAGCTGGGTAGATGGCGGTTGTAGAGGGGTTCAGATCTGGAAGATGGGTCGGGCCCTCCATGCTTCCCTGGGACACACGGTTGTCCCAGTTTTCCTCTGCTGTTCCACTGGGAGCCCTGAGATTCGCAGGAAAGTGGACGGGGGGGAACCAATTCTGAGACCGCCCCTTCTGCAAAGCTGGGAGGGGACCAGGATGACGTCACTGCTGAAGCAACAAGCCGGCCTGTGCCCTGTGCGATGTAATTATATCCACCTGACCTTCTGTGTAGACACCGCTGTgtgggcaggagagcttctcccatcgactcagctaccgcctctcggggaggtggattaactacattgatgggagaagctctctcccatcagcttagagcatCTCCATTAAAGTGCCACAGAGGCACAGTTCCCTCGGTGCAGCTGTACGGGTGCAGCATGTTAAGTATAGACGTGCCCTGAGTCTCAGCGGCTAGacctggttctcagtgatttcagctccagcGATCACTGAACACACCAAACACTCTCCAGTGTctgatcagctctgtctttacacAGTGGGGAGGGAGATGGTCAAATCGCCTCTAGGACTCTTTAGGCAGAGCCCACGCCCCCGGATAcagacacctgtccccaccctctttctctctcactctcagggGATTTGGCGTCCCTacgcccctgcttagcgagtgagCGTCAATCAGGGCAGGtgaagcacagttctgctgccctttcctcacacaatcagggtgacaacctgccattcccctgcactccctactaaagtgatttgtaacccaacacctgCCAAAAGggtcactttggcaaagcagttCCCTCTGCTGAGTTCCTAGGCACAGTAGGGTGCTTAGGCAAACACAGTCTGCTCCTGGAGTCTgttcccccagctcatcactccaCGTCAGAGGGGAGCTCAGTCCGACCCCACTTACACAACAATGAAGAATGTGGAGGGAAAGCGGAGCCTTGTGTGTCTGAAACACCTCCCTGCTCCCGCCCAGCTCCAGACACTGCAGCCTTCGCATGGGAGAGGAAGCTGCTGGTTCATTacaaacagctgattgctgctcctcaaggtgggggaagggagcaggctcTGTCTTTCCTGGGCATGGGAAGTCCTGTCAGAACCATCCCCAGCAGCTGGAATATTCCACAGAAAAATCAGGCGTaaccccattgaattcagtagagttactcctgccctgcacccgggtaactgagagcagtagctggcccacctcagccccacacTGGTGTCCCACAGCTCTGACTCGTCTCCCAAAGCCCTGGGAAGTGGCCAGTCTCCAATCTTAAGGGTGGATTCTCAGGGGAAGGAATAACTGACGTCCCAGTCAGGAACCCAGAGGGAGATCGTCCCTAGGACATTACAAGGCCTGGAGGTTGAGGAGATACAAAgagcctttcacctccagagcAGCAGTTGACCCCTTGTTGAGGAGAGGGGCCAGACCAGCCTGTGTTGGACCAGCACCCTAGGACTACCTACCTCTTCTGTAGCTCATTTCCTCAGAAGATCTCAATgtcctttacaaaggaggccatTATCCGTATCCCCATGTTACATAAAGTTCCTGGGAAGCAAGTGGCAAGTTTTGAAATTGAAGGGTCGGGAAGCACAGTCCCTGGGGATTGTTAGATAGTGTTGGCAGACTCTCCACACCCGAGTCTGGTGACATGGTGCTGAGCTGCATCCACATTACAAAACGTTTGAGCTCTGACTTGCATTTCAGTGGGACTTCGGCTCCAACCCACCACCTCGCAGGCTCTGCATACCTCATTAAAACTAACTTCTGTATGGACAGAAGTGGGGCTTGGTcttaaacctgagtcagagccccagCTTAGtatgcactgtagacatacacCTCCCACCCCCTCGCTTCTCTCCGCCCAATGAGCACCCTGTATAATCTATTGCAACTTAATTGTTTTGCagggtctctgagcctaataagcaaattGACACCAGCTGTGTGTGTAATAAACCCTGCTGCTTGACTCTACACAGTGTCCATTGCTGTTCCTTCAacgacagggcatggatcacttcatggttacctgttctgttcatcccctctggggcacc
This genomic window from Mauremys mutica isolate MM-2020 ecotype Southern chromosome 17, ASM2049712v1, whole genome shotgun sequence contains:
- the LOC123351403 gene encoding adhesion G protein-coupled receptor E3-like isoform X3, whose amino-acid sequence is MSGNYSCSCTNGYEPSTGKAKFTHASENSCQDINECQGPSPADCGPHANCTNVPGNYSCTCIDGYEPSSGKDKFTHASENSCQDIDECNKTTDICGPKTMCINTNGSYRCECLAGYIPSNGNTTVCKVPSINSSVQFVAIKETFRNFSLQGKRSGESSIFSSFFNSTFDILMSMFGDGNVTLSLENATLPFNSVLNSTSRLDGGGKGEVVSAVTFVLQTMELSTLAIALQSPERTTQDVTTESLAIQTRLVTGNCSQHSEVFTLRAHEETMDVHCDTITGAATQGVGAAAFISYSTLDSIISARRLSEGNLLVGGKLEKSHINSRVVSGAVGDGSPVHLSSPANFTLRHKQAKKEEEEALCVYWKVVAESGSWSPDGCTAVHTNSTHTTCSCDHLSSFAVLTAPTAVTESYPLTIITYVGLTLSLLCLFLAILTFLLCRSIRNVSTSLHLQLCLCLFLADLLFLTTVTRPGSQCPWALCLPQVVCAVIAGLLHYLFLACFSWMFLEGLHLFLTIRNLQVVNYTSAGRFKKRFMYLFGYGFPALVVAISAAVYPDGYRTSKHCWLSLDRGFHWSFLGPVCAIILINITFFALTLWILRNKLSSLNADVSTVKDHRLLTFKAIAQLFILGCTWSLGLLQVGPAATVMAYLFTIVNSLQGAFMFLVHCLLNRQVRQEYRRWLKGFRTFTMKSQTYDLSMSAVPTTSTKTD